The Mycobacteriales bacterium genome includes a window with the following:
- a CDS encoding MBL fold metallo-hydrolase — MSDWTEPGAFEVSPGVHRIPLPLPNDGLRSVNVYAIATDDGLVCVDAGWAIEESREQLATALASIGAGLGDIRRFLVTHVHRDHYTQGPVLRREFGTTVSLGLGDKPTLDLLQQPDRSPLIDQLEQLTCHGAVELADLMGSFMRGHRVDQGQWESPDEWLTGGPVALAGGRVLDAVETPGHTAGHLVFHDTAAGVMFTGDHVLPTITPSIGFEPAVTEDPLGAFLSSLRVVRERPDAVLLPAHGPVADSVHARVDELIAHHGRRLEQSLAAVHQGATSAFEAAGVLRWTRREHKLASLDPFNAMLAVFETGAHLDLLAAQGTLTRTTDDQGVRRYA; from the coding sequence ATGAGCGACTGGACCGAGCCCGGCGCCTTCGAGGTGTCCCCCGGCGTGCACCGCATCCCGCTGCCCCTGCCCAACGACGGGCTGCGGTCGGTCAACGTCTACGCGATCGCCACCGACGACGGCTTGGTGTGCGTCGACGCGGGCTGGGCGATCGAGGAGTCGCGCGAGCAGCTCGCGACCGCGTTGGCCTCGATCGGCGCCGGTCTCGGCGACATCCGGCGCTTCCTCGTCACCCACGTCCACCGCGACCACTACACGCAGGGGCCGGTGCTGCGCCGCGAGTTCGGGACCACTGTCTCGCTCGGGCTCGGCGACAAGCCGACCCTCGACCTGCTGCAGCAGCCGGACCGCTCGCCGCTCATCGACCAGCTCGAGCAGCTCACCTGCCACGGCGCGGTGGAGCTCGCCGACCTGATGGGCAGCTTCATGCGCGGGCACCGCGTCGACCAGGGGCAGTGGGAGTCCCCCGACGAGTGGCTCACGGGCGGGCCGGTCGCCCTGGCCGGTGGCCGCGTCCTCGACGCCGTCGAGACGCCCGGCCACACCGCCGGGCACCTGGTCTTCCACGACACCGCGGCCGGCGTGATGTTCACCGGCGACCACGTGCTGCCGACGATCACGCCCTCGATCGGCTTCGAGCCGGCCGTCACCGAGGACCCGCTCGGTGCGTTCCTGTCGTCGCTGCGGGTCGTGCGCGAGCGGCCCGACGCGGTGCTGCTGCCCGCCCACGGACCGGTCGCGGACTCCGTGCATGCCCGCGTCGACGAGCTCATCGCCCACCACGGTCGCCGGCTCGAGCAGAGCCTCGCGGCGGTCCACCAGGGCGCGACCAGCGCCTTCGAGGCGGCCGGTGTCCTGCGGTGGACGCGCCGCGAGCACAAGCTCGCGAGCCTCGACCCCTTCAACGCGATGCTCGCCGTCTTCGAGACCGGCGCCCACCTCGACCTGCTGGCGGCGCAGGGCACGCTGACCCGCACCACCGACGACCAGGGCGTACGCCGCTACGCCTGA
- a CDS encoding sirohydrochlorin chelatase: protein MAGVTVLLGVAHGSKTPASQEVVEALMARVAELRPGLRTVPAYVDNASPSIARALRELVAQGVDDVVVLPLLLSPASHSKTDVAASVQAGRIAHPGLRLRYGRPLGPHPVLVDVLARRLAEAGVTDGPVVLAAGGSLDPDANAQVAATARLLWEGRGFASVDIAFASTTGPTVAEAVTRLRDLGATRVALARYFLGPGYLPRLVETQARSVDGVEIVASAPLGASDGLAGLLAGRYDEVLGGDTRMNCDACVYRIAMPGREQVVGAPQLPHSHPDDEV from the coding sequence ATGGCGGGCGTGACGGTCCTGCTCGGCGTGGCGCACGGGTCGAAGACGCCCGCGTCGCAGGAGGTCGTCGAGGCGCTGATGGCTCGGGTCGCCGAGCTGCGGCCCGGGCTGCGGACGGTTCCGGCGTACGTCGACAACGCCAGCCCCTCGATCGCCCGGGCCCTGCGGGAGCTGGTCGCGCAGGGCGTGGACGACGTCGTCGTGCTGCCGCTGCTGCTGTCGCCGGCGTCGCACTCCAAGACCGACGTCGCCGCGTCCGTGCAGGCCGGGCGGATCGCGCACCCGGGCCTGCGGCTGCGCTACGGCCGTCCGCTCGGCCCGCACCCGGTGCTCGTCGACGTGCTCGCGCGCCGGCTCGCCGAGGCAGGCGTCACCGACGGTCCGGTGGTGCTCGCGGCAGGCGGGTCGCTCGACCCGGATGCCAACGCGCAGGTCGCCGCCACCGCGCGGCTGCTCTGGGAGGGGCGCGGCTTCGCGAGCGTCGACATCGCCTTCGCCTCGACGACCGGTCCGACCGTCGCCGAGGCCGTCACCCGACTGCGCGACCTCGGGGCCACCCGGGTCGCGCTCGCCCGCTACTTCCTCGGCCCCGGCTACCTGCCACGCCTGGTCGAGACGCAGGCCCGCTCGGTCGACGGCGTCGAGATCGTCGCCTCCGCACCGCTCGGCGCGTCCGACGGGCTCGCGGGACTGCTCGCCGGTCGCTACGACGAAGTCCTCGGCGGCGACACCCGGATGAACTGCGACGCCTGCGTCTACCGGATCGCGATGCCCGGCCGCGAGCAGGTCGTCGGGGCGCCGCAGCTGCCGCACAGCCACCCTGACGACGAGGTCTGA
- a CDS encoding M36 family metallopeptidase, producing MTALLTGLTAVPAAAQLQQGRTPDGPAAGALAEARRLPGALVRFDSQTGHARSVLRGERALARITSGDLGAGALGWVAAHRALYGLSAADLAGVVVEDVLATPTVGTTHVVLSQRDAGRVVDGSNLTFVFDRAGHLGAVTGRLVASARATGADRLGAAGAVRAALRAADVSGPAELRPIAGTSGTAHFVNTVARGVRGPSDLTATQVTWAAADGRVTRAWKTVTELSDRLWLQTHVDASTGRVLERVNYYAESDAHGTVFPGEHPDESAPRAERSFAGWVSGDTTIGNNADAYEDRDEDDAADAGSRPVNADQHFDYGFTDAWSTTGTDVETDRDASVTQLFYYTNLMHDFLYGLGFTEAFRNFQTDNFGNGGAGGDPVNAEARDGYGTGTEELCTNNNGDPILCRNNANFGTPADGERPRMQMYLWDGSRPQRDGSLDGDVIAHEYGHGLSKRLVGNGNFGSGLQAGSLGEGWSDTVSMMYWDDPIIGEYVTGDTTTGIRSVAYDTSPLVFSDFSGASGVHANGQIWATVMFDVLDALRDRYGNGPGLDRFRQLMVDGLKSTTTSPTYLDARDGMLAADATTNAGADRCMLWSRFAAVEMGTNAIATQATATPGTNVPAECSPTADAGGPYSTPEGTDVALDGSSSTAGSDPSTGSLTYAWDLDNDGAYDDSSSATPTFTQVGQDGAYTVGLLVTNEAGETDTDSAVVTVSNVAPSVSALLSGVLLEGSLLTVSGSGSDPGWLDLLTATVDWGDGAGSEAAGSGLENLRPDATLSISSQHHYGDNGAPTISTCVADDDTSTCEQATPSIGNVAPTVLADGGLDTTLDEGDTFSLGASFSDPGWLDTHTAEVDWGAGDGFEALTIASTTPGGPGVATTGTLAATKQYGDDGLFTVVVRVTDDDGGVGSVSVPVTVGNIAPTTGIDESGTVLLQGVPTMVVHVGEVVPFSTTSTDPGSDDLTTSWDWDDGAPAPDESRDSLVNPPATDPDPSPTVQPRLVTDSTTHVFSDACLYDVVVRVADDDSGVATDTIAVIIQGNADKARSKGYWYSQYATPGQRNANDLDDTTLDCYLAIARHASGVFSEARAVDTQSQATDVLNTKQTSSATQLLDAQLLAAWINFAHGSYDLDEAVDTDGDGLLDSTFAAAVGNAESVRLDPAASREALLQGQKVLERLNQRDGG from the coding sequence GTGACCGCGCTGCTGACCGGCCTCACCGCGGTGCCGGCCGCAGCCCAGCTCCAGCAAGGCCGAACGCCCGACGGCCCCGCCGCCGGCGCGCTCGCCGAAGCGCGACGCCTCCCCGGAGCCCTGGTCCGCTTCGACTCCCAGACCGGACACGCCCGGTCGGTGCTGCGCGGCGAGCGCGCACTGGCTCGCATCACCTCGGGTGACCTCGGGGCCGGTGCGCTCGGCTGGGTCGCCGCCCACCGGGCCCTCTACGGGTTGTCCGCCGCCGACCTCGCCGGCGTCGTCGTCGAGGACGTGCTCGCGACACCGACGGTCGGCACCACCCACGTCGTGCTGTCCCAGCGGGACGCCGGCCGCGTCGTCGACGGCTCCAACCTGACCTTCGTCTTCGACCGAGCCGGCCACCTCGGCGCGGTCACGGGACGGCTCGTCGCGTCGGCCAGGGCCACCGGCGCCGACCGCCTCGGCGCGGCGGGTGCCGTCCGCGCGGCCCTGCGCGCGGCCGACGTCAGCGGGCCCGCAGAGCTGCGTCCTATCGCGGGCACGAGCGGGACGGCGCACTTCGTCAACACCGTCGCCCGCGGTGTGCGCGGACCGAGCGACCTCACCGCCACGCAGGTGACGTGGGCCGCGGCAGACGGTCGCGTGACGCGGGCATGGAAGACCGTCACGGAGCTGTCCGACCGGCTCTGGCTGCAGACCCACGTCGACGCCTCGACAGGACGCGTCCTCGAGCGGGTCAACTACTACGCGGAGTCCGACGCCCACGGCACGGTCTTCCCCGGCGAGCACCCCGACGAGTCCGCTCCGCGCGCTGAGCGGAGCTTCGCCGGCTGGGTGAGCGGCGACACGACGATCGGCAACAACGCCGACGCCTACGAGGACCGCGACGAGGACGACGCCGCCGACGCAGGCTCGCGTCCGGTCAACGCCGACCAGCACTTCGACTACGGCTTCACCGACGCCTGGAGCACCACAGGCACCGACGTCGAGACCGACCGCGACGCGAGCGTCACGCAGCTCTTCTACTACACCAACCTCATGCACGACTTCCTCTACGGACTGGGCTTCACCGAGGCCTTCCGCAACTTCCAGACCGACAACTTCGGCAACGGCGGAGCGGGTGGGGACCCGGTCAACGCCGAGGCCCGCGACGGCTACGGCACGGGCACCGAGGAGCTCTGCACGAACAACAACGGCGACCCGATCCTGTGCCGGAACAACGCCAACTTCGGCACGCCCGCGGACGGCGAGCGCCCCCGGATGCAGATGTACCTCTGGGACGGCAGCCGACCGCAGCGCGACGGGTCGCTCGACGGCGACGTCATCGCGCACGAGTACGGCCACGGGCTGTCCAAACGCCTCGTCGGCAACGGCAACTTCGGCAGCGGCCTGCAGGCAGGCTCGCTCGGCGAGGGCTGGAGCGACACCGTCTCGATGATGTACTGGGACGACCCGATCATCGGTGAGTACGTCACCGGCGACACCACGACAGGCATCCGCAGCGTCGCCTACGACACGAGCCCGCTGGTGTTCAGCGACTTCAGCGGCGCGAGCGGCGTGCACGCCAACGGTCAGATCTGGGCCACCGTCATGTTCGACGTGCTCGACGCCCTGCGCGACCGCTACGGCAACGGACCGGGCCTCGACCGCTTCCGCCAGCTCATGGTGGACGGGTTGAAGTCGACCACGACGTCGCCTACCTACCTCGACGCCCGCGACGGCATGCTCGCCGCAGACGCCACCACCAACGCCGGCGCCGACCGCTGCATGCTCTGGTCGCGCTTCGCCGCGGTCGAGATGGGCACCAACGCGATCGCGACGCAGGCGACGGCGACGCCGGGGACGAACGTCCCGGCAGAGTGCTCGCCGACCGCCGACGCCGGGGGGCCCTACTCCACCCCTGAGGGGACCGACGTCGCCCTCGACGGCTCGTCGAGCACCGCGGGCAGCGACCCGAGCACGGGCAGCCTCACCTACGCCTGGGACCTCGACAACGACGGCGCCTACGACGACTCCTCGTCGGCCACTCCGACCTTCACGCAGGTCGGTCAAGACGGCGCCTACACGGTCGGGCTGCTGGTCACCAACGAGGCCGGGGAGACCGACACCGACAGCGCGGTGGTCACCGTCTCCAACGTGGCGCCGTCGGTCTCGGCTCTGCTCTCCGGAGTCCTGCTCGAGGGCTCGCTGCTGACCGTCAGCGGCTCCGGGAGCGACCCGGGATGGCTCGACCTGCTCACCGCCACCGTCGACTGGGGTGACGGCGCGGGGTCGGAGGCAGCCGGGTCCGGGTTGGAGAACCTGCGTCCCGACGCGACCCTCTCGATCAGCTCCCAGCACCACTACGGCGACAACGGCGCGCCGACGATCAGCACCTGCGTCGCGGACGACGACACCTCGACCTGCGAGCAGGCGACGCCGAGCATCGGCAACGTCGCCCCGACCGTCCTCGCAGACGGCGGCCTCGACACCACGCTCGACGAGGGCGACACCTTCAGCCTCGGGGCGTCGTTCTCCGACCCGGGCTGGCTCGACACCCACACCGCCGAGGTCGACTGGGGCGCGGGCGACGGCTTCGAGGCCCTCACGATCGCCTCGACCACACCCGGCGGACCCGGTGTCGCGACGACCGGCACGCTCGCCGCGACCAAGCAGTACGGCGACGACGGGCTGTTCACCGTGGTCGTGCGAGTGACCGACGACGACGGCGGTGTGGGCTCGGTCTCGGTGCCCGTCACCGTCGGCAACATCGCGCCGACCACCGGGATCGACGAGAGCGGCACGGTCCTGCTGCAGGGCGTGCCGACCATGGTCGTCCACGTCGGCGAGGTCGTGCCCTTCAGCACGACGTCGACCGACCCTGGCAGCGACGACCTGACGACCAGCTGGGACTGGGACGACGGGGCGCCCGCTCCTGATGAGTCCCGGGACTCGCTGGTCAACCCGCCCGCGACCGACCCCGACCCGAGCCCGACGGTGCAGCCGCGACTCGTCACGGACAGCACGACCCACGTCTTCAGCGACGCGTGCCTCTACGACGTCGTGGTGCGGGTCGCGGACGACGACAGCGGGGTCGCGACCGACACGATCGCGGTCATCATCCAGGGCAACGCCGACAAGGCCCGGAGCAAGGGCTACTGGTACAGCCAGTACGCGACGCCGGGCCAGCGCAACGCCAACGACCTCGACGACACGACGCTGGACTGCTACCTCGCGATCGCGCGGCACGCCAGCGGCGTCTTCAGTGAGGCCCGGGCGGTCGACACCCAGTCGCAGGCGACCGACGTGCTGAACACGAAGCAGACCAGCAGCGCGACCCAGCTGCTCGACGCGCAGCTGCTCGCGGCCTGGATCAACTTCGCGCACGGCTCCTACGACCTCGACGAGGCCGTAGACACCGACGGCGACGGGCTACTGGACAGCACCTTCGCCGCCGCGGTGGGCAACGCCGAGTCGGTCCGGCTCGACCCGGCCGCAAGCCGCGAGGCCCTGCTGCAGGGGCAGAAGGTGCTGGAGCGGCTCAACCAGAGGGACGGCGGCTGA